The sequence below is a genomic window from Mycobacterium sp. ITM-2016-00316.
CAGGCAGCGCACCTTTTGGGCTCACAGGTCGATTCCGAACCGTTCGGTGTGCGCACCACCACCGATGGCGGCATCCTCACCTGGGGGAATGTGGCGATCGGTATGCGAAACGCAATAGCTCCCCCGTTGCAGGTGGTACATGGGGAGGACGGCAGTGCCGCAGCCGATGTGACACTGGGGGCGCCCTATGAGGGACCGCCCGGCCACGTGCATGGCGGAGTATGCGCGCTGCTCTTGGACCACATACTCGGCGCTACCGCGCACCGTCCAGGCAAGCCTGCGTTCACCGGGACACTGACATTGCGCTACGTGGCGCCCACCCGACTCGGCGATCTTCGGGTGAATGCGTGGGTAGAGAGTGAAAGCGAATCGAAAACCATTGCCGTCGGCCAGATCACCGACCCCGACGGGGTTGTGACAGTCCAGGCCGAAGGCATATTCATCAGACCGAGAGGGAAGTCATGACCGTTGAGACACCACCACCCACAGAGCCCGGGTTCGAGGGGTGGTTCGCCACCGATGACGACGGCGACACCCATCTGATCGGCGGCAAGTGCACCGCGTGTGCCACCTATGTCTTCCCGCCCCGGGAAACCAACTGCCCCAACCCGGCCTGTGACAGCGACACCCTCGCGTTGGTCCCCCTCTCACGACGCGGCACCGTGTGGAGCTACACCGAAAACCGCTACGCCCCACCCCCGCCCTACCCCTCACCAGAGCCCTTCGAACCCTTCGCCGTCGCCGCCGTGCAACTGGCCGACGAGGGCCTCATCGTGCTCGGCAAAGTCGTCGAAGGCACCCTGGCCGCCGACCTGACCGTCGGCATGGAAATGGAACTGACCACCATGGCCCTCTACACCGACGACGCCGGCGTCATCCGCACCACCCACGCCTGGAGGATCCCCTGATGTCGCCGGAACCCGTTTACATTCTCGGCGCGGGCATGCACCCCTGGGGCAAATGGGGCCGCGACTTCACCGAATACGGCGTCGTCGCCGCCCGCGCCGCCCTGGCCGAAGCCGGACTGGACTGGCGCCAAATCCAACTCGTCGCCGGCGCCGACACCATCCGCAACGGCTACCCCGGCTTCGTCGCCGGAGCCACCTTCGCCCAAAAACTCGGCTGGAACGGCGTACCCGTCACCTCCAGCTACGCCGCCTGCGCCTCCGGCTCCCAAGCCCTGCAATCAGCACGCGCCCAAATCCTGGCCGGATTCTGCGACGTCGCCCTCGTCATCGGCGCCGACACCACCCCCAAAGGCTTCTTCGCCCCCGTCGGCGGAGAACGCAAAAACGACCCCGACTGGCAACGCTTCCACCTCATCGGCGCCACCAACACCGTCTACTTCGCCCTCCTGGCCCGCCGACGCATGGACCTCTACGGCGCCACCGTCGACGACTTCGCCCACGTCAAAGTCAAAAACGCCCGCCACGGCCTCAACAACCCCAACGCCCGCTACCGCAAAGAAGCCACCGTCGAAGACGTCCTGGCCTCCCCCGTGGTCTCCGACCCACTACGCCTGCTCGACATCTGCGCCACCTCCGACGGCGCCGCCGCCCTCATCGTCGCCTCCAAAGCCTTCGCCGAAAAGCACCTCGGCAGCGTCGCCGGGGTCCCCTCGGTGCGGGCGGTGAGTCTGCAATCACCGCAGTACCCCCAGCATCTGCCCGAACTGCCCGATATCGCCACCGACTCCACCGCCGTGGTGCCCGGCCCCGAACGCGTGTTCAAAGACCAGATCCTCGATGCCGCCTACGCCGAAGCCGGCATCGGCCCCCAAGACCTGTCCCTGGCCGAGGTCTACGACCTGTCCACCGCCCTGGAACTCGACTGGTATGAGCACCTGGGCCTGTGCGCCAAAGGCGAGGCCGAACAGCTGCTGCGCTCCGGGGCCACCACCATCGGCGGCCGCATCCCGGTCAACGCCTCCGGCGGACTGGCCTCCTTCGGCGAAGCCATCCCCGCCCAAGCCATCGCCCAAGTCTGCGAACTGTCCTGGCAACTCAAAGGCCAAGCCACCGGCCGCCAAGTCGAAAACGCCACCGTCGGCGTCACCGCCAACCAAGGCCTCTTCGGCCACGGCTCCTCAGTCATCGTCGCCCGATAGCGTTCTGCCACAGGCGCCCTCGCTCGGCAGGTCCACCAGCCGGGCTACGGCTCCTGTGGCCCAACCAGTTCGATCCAATTGCCGTCGGGATCTGCCACGAACAACCAGGACCACCCCGGCACGGGAGCGAATTCGGTCAGCGGTTCGACGAGTTCATACGGCGATTCCTCGATAAGGACGGCGACGGCGGCGATGTCCTTGACGAACAGGGTGAAGTAGCGAATGCCCTCCTGCGCCCGGCCACCACCTGCGACGGCACGCTCAGCGGGCGCCTCGTCGTAGGCCACCAGCTTCAAGACGCCCTGACCCAGCGCATACCGTCGTTGAATGCCATGCGAGAACGCCAGTTCCCCCTGCGGCGGGAGACCCAGGAAGTTCTCGTAGAACTCCACCATGGGGCCCATATTCGTGGTCACGACACCGATCTCGACGTTCTCGGACAAGAGATCGATGGCCATTCGCTACTCCTCGCTGATCGGGCCGGCCGTCCTGTCGGACAACGCTTCGCCCTTTGTCAGATCAGTGAAGCGCGACCATCGCGGTCGGTGGGTGGAAACCGCTGAACTCGTGCAAGGTCGAACTGGAATTGAGCGGCAGTGACAGCTTCCTGGCCACCGTCAGACAGGGTCCAGGGCCGCGATGAGCCAGTGTCCGTCGACCTTGTCCAAGGTCACCACCACACTGCTGGCGGTGAGTGCCGGCTCCGGCCTGTCCCGGCTCATGGTCTCCTGGTTGAGGAAGAGCAACACCTTCGCGGTATCGGTCGACATCTCCATCAGTGCGGCGTTCACCACCTGGGCGCTGGCCTTGATTCCCTTGTCCCGCACGGCTGGGGCGACAACCTCGCTGGAAAACTTCCCGTAGTACGTCAGGAAGTCGCCGAACATCAATGTCCGAGCGCGATCCAAATCGCGGTCAAGTGTCTCGGGCGCATACGACAGCAACACCACCGTGGCCGTCGATGCTGCGTCGATCACCGTCTGCTGCGCCGCTGGGTCCGTCTGCTGACTGGGTCGGTACTCGGTGACGTACAGTACCGACGCCAACGCCGCCGTGGCCAGCACGAGCACGGTGAGCGCGATGCCCTTCCACCGCACGGCCACCTTCGACCACCGTGCGCCGCCGACGGCCGCTGAGCCCGATTCAGAGGTCTGCTCGGCCATTTCCAGCTCGGGCTTCTCATTCTCGACCGGCGAACCCGTCGACGGTTCATGCAGGCTCACGGAACGAACTCCACTTTCGCCATCTTGATCTGGTCTCCTTCGCGTTTCAGATCGACGGTGAGACGCCAATGCCGCGGCTCCTCGTTGACACCCGCCTCGTTGGTGACCGTCGACGACGCGGAAACCAACACCACCGCGGAGTCTGCGGTGACCGACGCAACGGCGGCGGCGTTCGCGGCCGCCTTGGTGGTCACCTTGGCGTCCTTGGCGACCTTGATGAAATCGTCTGCCGCGCCCTGAAACTCCGCACGGAAAGGATCGGTCGAATTGTCGACGATCTGCTGCACGCTCTCCTGCGGATCATTGAAGTCGATGGACATCAGGGTCACCACGACCTGCTTTGCCGCAGCGACGAATTCGGCCCTGTTGCGCTGGTCGGCCTGGATGTCCTGCTGTGTCTTGACCATATACCCGCTGACTGCCAGCAACGCGGCCGCACACAGCAACGCAGCCAGCGCCACGATTCGCCGTCGACCCAGCCGCAGACGTCTCGACACGAGCCGGCGCGGCACGGCACCGGCGACCCCGGATTGCCCCTGTCGCAGTCTTTGGGCGCGGGCCCTGGCCGCAGCCGCCAGATTCTCGGCTTCGGTGGCATCGGTCTCGGCCTGGTGCGCCAGCTCTGACAACTCCTGCGCGGTCAGGTCGGCAAGGTCGTGCTCACCGCCGCGCGCTGCGCCCTCAGCCCCGCAATCGGGCAACGTCTCGGTTCTCGACATACCGGCACGGTATGGCGAACAGCCGGTCCCGCCAGGAGCGCTTCCCACCCAGTGGGCGGCGTCACATCGGCCGATCGGTCACCAGTGCCGGATCGCGCAGAGCGCGCCTTTCGGCCCGTGTGCCTTCGCGACCACGACACCGTCAACCGCCAGTTCGCAATGGAATATCGGATCACCCGGCGTCCGTCCACTACTGGCAGAGACCATCGCCCACCTGTCCGGGTCCACCAAGCTCGTGTGCAGAACCCACGGCCGGCCGGGACCGAGCTCGACGCTGACCTTCGGACTGAAGATGTACGGATTGTGGCTGTAGTCCGCCCAGGTCGGCGGATCTGCTTCGCGGTAGTAGATGTCGGCCGACACCGGAGTCTCTGTGGTCACGGTGTAGGTGATGTGGCGAGTCGGTGGCGGCTCCGCCTGCGCCGCAACGGGGGTCGTGAACGCTGCGG
It includes:
- a CDS encoding lipid-transfer protein, producing the protein MSPEPVYILGAGMHPWGKWGRDFTEYGVVAARAALAEAGLDWRQIQLVAGADTIRNGYPGFVAGATFAQKLGWNGVPVTSSYAACASGSQALQSARAQILAGFCDVALVIGADTTPKGFFAPVGGERKNDPDWQRFHLIGATNTVYFALLARRRMDLYGATVDDFAHVKVKNARHGLNNPNARYRKEATVEDVLASPVVSDPLRLLDICATSDGAAALIVASKAFAEKHLGSVAGVPSVRAVSLQSPQYPQHLPELPDIATDSTAVVPGPERVFKDQILDAAYAEAGIGPQDLSLAEVYDLSTALELDWYEHLGLCAKGEAEQLLRSGATTIGGRIPVNASGGLASFGEAIPAQAIAQVCELSWQLKGQATGRQVENATVGVTANQGLFGHGSSVIVAR
- a CDS encoding OB-fold domain-containing protein produces the protein MTVETPPPTEPGFEGWFATDDDGDTHLIGGKCTACATYVFPPRETNCPNPACDSDTLALVPLSRRGTVWSYTENRYAPPPPYPSPEPFEPFAVAAVQLADEGLIVLGKVVEGTLAADLTVGMEMELTTMALYTDDAGVIRTTHAWRIP
- a CDS encoding VOC family protein, whose product is MAIDLLSENVEIGVVTTNMGPMVEFYENFLGLPPQGELAFSHGIQRRYALGQGVLKLVAYDEAPAERAVAGGGRAQEGIRYFTLFVKDIAAVAVLIEESPYELVEPLTEFAPVPGWSWLFVADPDGNWIELVGPQEP
- a CDS encoding PaaI family thioesterase, with protein sequence MNQPVDADEARHLESLYSPLTQSVRNLIDLVIRSEADDENVRQAHDLIEQAAHLLGSQVDSEPFGVRTTTDGGILTWGNVAIGMRNAIAPPLQVVHGEDGSAAADVTLGAPYEGPPGHVHGGVCALLLDHILGATAHRPGKPAFTGTLTLRYVAPTRLGDLRVNAWVESESESKTIAVGQITDPDGVVTVQAEGIFIRPRGKS